Genomic DNA from Alkalihalobacterium alkalinitrilicum:
ATTGTGACGAGCTCTTAACTTATGAACACCTTCTAATGCTAATGCATCACCTAAATCAACTTCAGTAGATATTTCGCCACTCCGTATCATTTTTTCCATCGCTTGTCGCAAATGGGATGCTTCTTTTAAAGAAATTCCTTTTAGTAGTTCTGTCATCATCGAAGCTGAAGCCATACTTATACTGCAGCCTTCACCAATAAAAGAAATAACTTCAATTACCTTTTCTTCTGAAAGCTTTAAATAAAGGGTCATGACATCGCCACAGGTTGGGTTTTTATAATGCTGCTGTTTAATCCGTTCGCCTTCTAACTTTTTATGATTACGTCTATTTTTCGAATGCTCAACGACAAGTTGGCGATAAAGTTGGTCTAACAATCTAAATTCCCCCTTTAAAATTACTCCATCAAATTAAAAAGTAATGATTACGATTTATAATATATATTATACTAAGTTCTTATTATTAAGTCTAATTAGTATTTTCTATATATTTTATTACAAAAAACCTCATTACTACTCGAGGCTTATTGTATGATTATTGCAGAGAAAATGAGCCACTTATGCGGAGTTTTGAGCCAGTCATTGCGGCGTAAAGAGCCACCCTTTGCGGAATGCTGCGCCACTATAAATAGAATAAAGAAAAGCCTCCTGTATAATAACCTTGCATGCTAGCAAGCATGACATTATTATACAGGAGGCTTTTTATGGTTAATTACCGTAAGATTCTGGAACTTTATCTTGAAGAAGTTAGTCAAAGAACGATTAGTTCTAGCACTGGGCACTCAAGGGATACAGTTTCAGATGTTGTTCAACGTGCCAAAAAACTTGGTGTAGAAAGCTTGAATGACACCATGACCAATCCATGGCTAGAAGCGTTTCTCTTCCCAGAGAAACAGGCTGTTGAGAAAGGGTACTTCCCAATTGATTGGGAAAGAGTGCATAAGGAACTACAAAAGAAGAATGTAACCCTGTCCCTGTTACATCACGAGTATTCCACAGAGGCACGGGAAGGCGGCAAGATTCCCTATGCCTATCGTACATTTTGTGAAAACTATGGGAAATATGCGAAAAAGTATAAGTTAACTATGCCTATTCGTAGAAAGCCAGGTGAAGTCATGGAAGTAGATTGGGCTGGGACGACACTAAAGATAAATGATCGTTCTACAGGCGAAACGATTCCAGCGTATGTTTTTATTGCGACCTTACCTTATAGCCAGTTCAGTTATGTTGAAGCTTTTTTAGATATGAAATCAGCTAATTGGCTTATCGCTCATATTCATGCATTGGAGTATTTTGATGGAGTTCCTGAAACAATGGTTCCTGATAATTTGAAAACAGGGGTTACGAAAGCACATCGGGAAGAGCCTCTTCTAAATGAAGCCTATCGTGAAATGGCAGATTACTACCGTACTGTCATTGTTCCAAGCCGTGTTCGAAGGCCAAAAGATAAAGCGAGTGTCGAAGGCACTGTTGGATATATTTCCAGACAGATTATCGCTCCACTAAGAAACTATCAGTGTTTTCATCTTCAAGATTTAAACCAGAAAATCTTTGAAAAATTAGAAGAAATCAATACCACTGAATTTCAAAAGCGACCAGGTTCGCGTAAAAAGGTGTTTGAGGAAGAAGAGAAATCCTACCTTCAACAGCTTCCTCAAACAAGGTATAAACTTGCGGAATGGAAAACAGCAAAAGTTCAACTGAACTACCACATCCAAGTTGATCGAATGTATTATTCCGTTCCATATGATTATGTCCGAGAGAATGTCGATGTTCGACTGACTACGGATTTAATTGAAGTTTACTTCAAAGAAGTACGGATTGCATCCCATAAACGACAACATGGTGAAATTGGCCAGTTAGAGACCAATCCAGATCACATGCCTGACAATCACCGATTATATTTAGATCATAATCCAGAAAATAACCGGAAGTGGGCAGAAACAATTGGACCATCTATGACTCAATTTGTCTCTCATATCTTAGAAATGAATGTAGAGAAAAAAGCATTAAATAGCCTTAGCACACTGAGGAATATAGCTAAGAAATACCCAAATGAAGAAATAGAGAAAGCAACAGAAACCTTACTTGAAATTTCAACAAACCCAACGGTTTCTGTCTTTAAAAGTGTAGTAGAAAGAAATAAGAAGAAAAAACAAACTAAAAAAACGGATATTAACAGACCTCGCACTACATCTGACGACTATGGATTTGTCCGTGGAGCTAAATACTTTGGGAGGGATACAAAATAATGAACCAAGAAACTTTACGTAAACTAGTAGAAATGAAAATGGGTGCGATGGCGGAATTATATCAGCAGCAAAAGCAGAATAACGATTATAGGGACATGGATTTTGATGATAGGTTCAATCTCCTGGTAGATTATGAATATGATAGACGTAAATCGAATCGACTTGAACGACTAATTAAACAGGCTACACTCAGCGAACCAACAGCAGCTATTGAAGATATCGAATATCATCCGGATCGTAATTTGGATAAGAATCAAATATTAGAGTTAGCAACTGGGAATTACCTTCAAAATCACCATAACATCATTTTAATGGGCGCCTCTGGGAACGGAAAGACATGGATATCCAATGCCTTTGGGGTACATGCATGTCGCCAATTTTATAAAGTGAAATATATAAGGTTACCAGAATTACTAGATGAATTAGCTGTAGCAAAGTATGAAGCAGATGGCAGCTTCCGTAAGTTAATTCAGAAATACAAAAAGATTGATTTATTAATCCTGGATGAGTGGCTACTAACAGAGCTTTCAGAGGAAAATATACTGCATGTGTTGGAGATTATTGAAGCAAGGCTCAAAAGAGCCTCTACTATTTTCTGTTCCCAATTCTCACCTGAGGGATGGCATTCAAAACTAGGACAGGCACAAATAGCAGATGCGATTCTTGACAGAATCGTTCATGATTCATATAAGATTCTAGTTGATGGTGAAGTTTCGATGAGG
This window encodes:
- the sufU gene encoding Fe-S cluster assembly sulfur transfer protein SufU; translation: MLDQLYRQLVVEHSKNRRNHKKLEGERIKQQHYKNPTCGDVMTLYLKLSEEKVIEVISFIGEGCSISMASASMMTELLKGISLKEASHLRQAMEKMIRSGEISTEVDLGDALALEGVHKLRARHNCALMAWQALDRALGDEPEYNK
- the istA gene encoding IS21 family transposase; amino-acid sequence: MVNYRKILELYLEEVSQRTISSSTGHSRDTVSDVVQRAKKLGVESLNDTMTNPWLEAFLFPEKQAVEKGYFPIDWERVHKELQKKNVTLSLLHHEYSTEAREGGKIPYAYRTFCENYGKYAKKYKLTMPIRRKPGEVMEVDWAGTTLKINDRSTGETIPAYVFIATLPYSQFSYVEAFLDMKSANWLIAHIHALEYFDGVPETMVPDNLKTGVTKAHREEPLLNEAYREMADYYRTVIVPSRVRRPKDKASVEGTVGYISRQIIAPLRNYQCFHLQDLNQKIFEKLEEINTTEFQKRPGSRKKVFEEEEKSYLQQLPQTRYKLAEWKTAKVQLNYHIQVDRMYYSVPYDYVRENVDVRLTTDLIEVYFKEVRIASHKRQHGEIGQLETNPDHMPDNHRLYLDHNPENNRKWAETIGPSMTQFVSHILEMNVEKKALNSLSTLRNIAKKYPNEEIEKATETLLEISTNPTVSVFKSVVERNKKKKQTKKTDINRPRTTSDDYGFVRGAKYFGRDTK
- the istB gene encoding IS21-like element helper ATPase IstB translates to MMNQETLRKLVEMKMGAMAELYQQQKQNNDYRDMDFDDRFNLLVDYEYDRRKSNRLERLIKQATLSEPTAAIEDIEYHPDRNLDKNQILELATGNYLQNHHNIILMGASGNGKTWISNAFGVHACRQFYKVKYIRLPELLDELAVAKYEADGSFRKLIQKYKKIDLLILDEWLLTELSEENILHVLEIIEARLKRASTIFCSQFSPEGWHSKLGQAQIADAILDRIVHDSYKILVDGEVSMRERHGLRVSK